A stretch of Verrucomicrobiota bacterium DNA encodes these proteins:
- a CDS encoding PEP-CTERM sorting domain-containing protein (PEP-CTERM proteins occur, often in large numbers, in the proteomes of bacteria that also encode an exosortase, a predicted intramembrane cysteine proteinase. The presence of a PEP-CTERM domain at a protein's C-terminus predicts cleavage within the sorting domain, followed by covalent anchoring to some some component of the (usually Gram-negative) cell surface. Many PEP-CTERM proteins exhibit an unusual sequence composition that includes large numbers of potential glycosylation sites. Expression of one such protein has been shown restore the ability of a bacterium to form floc, a type of biofilm.) has translation MNDTSFLSAWLRGASLAVMMAVMQRAAFAEIIYMTPPEPLGYANFIDRTTGLDLNRDGVDDYLLVLTPTAVSLQPQGNNSVAADGNLSVVPIARGDLVASSSPSYQWVNSSMASGGNIFIGAGAIFDGETFYSGNLSDTNAFIGLRFEIGGAMHYGWMEVYNYPGVPAGQIFGWAYETDPNTPFIAGAVPEPSTWALLAAGAVLMFWRRKRSA, from the coding sequence ATGAACGACACGAGTTTTCTTTCAGCATGGCTGCGAGGCGCAAGCCTTGCGGTCATGATGGCCGTGATGCAACGCGCGGCCTTTGCTGAGATTATTTACATGACCCCGCCAGAGCCGCTTGGTTATGCAAATTTTATAGACCGCACTACGGGTTTGGATTTGAATAGGGATGGGGTTGATGATTATCTGCTCGTCTTGACACCGACGGCGGTGTCTTTGCAACCACAAGGCAATAATAGTGTCGCCGCCGACGGCAATCTGTCGGTCGTACCGATCGCTCGTGGTGACCTAGTCGCTTCATCCAGTCCGTCATATCAGTGGGTAAACTCCAGCATGGCTTCTGGCGGAAACATATTCATCGGGGCAGGTGCGATTTTTGACGGTGAAACTTTCTATAGTGGAAACCTTTCGGATACAAATGCGTTCATTGGATTGCGGTTTGAAATTGGCGGAGCGATGCATTACGGCTGGATGGAGGTTTACAACTATCCCGGTGTTCCCGCCGGACAAATCTTCGGCTGGGCTTACGAAACTGATCCCAACACGCCATTTATAGCGGGTGCGGTGCCGGAGCCTTCAACCTGGGCGCTGCTAGCCGCAGGTGCAGTGTTAATGTTCTGGCGGCGGAAACGGTCTGCATGA